The following coding sequences are from one Planctomycetaceae bacterium window:
- a CDS encoding TdeIII family type II restriction endonuclease, translated as MALTSEQNAGIENILKNSLRHKFQNYTPEPALMPFHTRLLGKDRMALFSFIQSLNTNFGTSIFEPVALALASSSFASAASQQKAGTQISSEAHRVIQNIMDNLLTADTTPNKPQEIEAIRSVCQQGEMKNVKLTKIDIKLVAHNGTIYLFDLKTAKPNAGGFKEFKRTLLEWIAAILAVDSTADVQSLIAIPYNPYDPQPYNRWTMRGMLDLPNELKVANEFWDFIGGEGAYQDLLNIFEQIGIELRPEIDAYFSRYNRA; from the coding sequence ATGGCATTAACTTCAGAACAAAATGCAGGCATTGAAAATATACTTAAGAATAGTTTAAGGCATAAATTTCAAAATTATACTCCAGAACCAGCATTAATGCCATTTCATACGCGGTTGCTTGGCAAAGACCGTATGGCTTTGTTTTCTTTTATTCAATCTCTCAACACGAATTTTGGGACAAGTATTTTTGAACCGGTTGCTTTAGCATTAGCTTCTTCTAGTTTCGCAAGTGCAGCATCACAGCAAAAGGCCGGAACACAAATTTCTTCCGAAGCACACAGAGTTATACAAAATATAATGGACAATCTATTAACTGCTGATACTACGCCGAACAAACCACAGGAAATAGAGGCTATCCGATCTGTTTGTCAACAAGGTGAGATGAAAAATGTTAAACTTACAAAAATTGACATCAAACTTGTTGCGCACAACGGAACTATTTATTTGTTTGATCTTAAAACCGCAAAACCTAATGCAGGTGGTTTTAAAGAATTCAAGAGGACTCTTTTGGAGTGGATTGCAGCTATACTCGCAGTTGACTCAACGGCAGATGTGCAATCACTTATAGCCATTCCATACAATCCTTATGATCCTCAACCTTACAATCGTTGGACAATGCGAGGAATGCTTGACTTGCCCAATGAATTAAAAGTTGCAAATGAGTTTTGGGATTTTATTGGCGGTGAAGGTGCTTATCAAGATTTGCTAAATATTTTTGAACAAATAGGAATTGAATTGCGACCTGAAATTGATGCCTATTTCAGCCGCTATAATAGGGCATAA
- a CDS encoding ATP-binding cassette domain-containing protein: MNLGRIWKYVLPQWPRVIILIISITMVSSLFALSFLTIIPILKVMMSPEGLHGWIDRSSCEWRYGTTFYMPDITHGQESIYGLRVQKLAKKSLAEKAGLRPDDIIVSIEDFNSTAEANQPAEAKQPYMKILEKLATMTGNDSICLNIQRLINGELSACQIAMAKPNAQMYDKAGFIDRISWAGKWFASEQSERIAALLPRDNSNNAKKEAGKIIIYGMLIVTLFRCFFTFIQKYYGAKVMQVATANLREEMFTHSMHMNVGHFTSYGTSDSISRMIGDVGGIGKGIKVFLGKDIQEPMKAFFMLIVAFMLNWKLTLIFITAAPAVMFIFSTFGRKVRKYARRSLQGTASLLGKLQESISSLKVVKVYNRQQYETDKYTVLSRKQLKQTLRLAKVDSATRPLLDFLGMIVGAVALYIGIVWVTNNDLDPTSFFMILIALGVAAESVRKTSDIWNQIQDCNAAADRVFQLLDTPAESEKTNAVTLGQIKKQIDFKNIVFTYPGYSEPVLRDFSLTVQAGHNIAVVGPNGSGKTTLVNLLPRFYNPDSGAILMDGVDIKDCSLKSLRDQIAMVTQNVVTFNDTVAANIRYGNLNATMDEVITAAKRAYVHEFIEPLPDGYNTIIGENGSGFSGGQLQRIAIARAIVKNPSILIFDEAMSQVDADSEAKIQKALEEIMRGRTSFVIAHRFSTVVSADKIVVMNHGRIAAQGTHAELVKTSGLYKSLYETQLMGK, encoded by the coding sequence ATGAATTTAGGACGTATATGGAAATATGTTTTGCCGCAATGGCCGAGGGTTATCATTCTGATAATCTCGATAACTATGGTAAGTTCGCTGTTTGCGCTTAGCTTTTTGACCATTATACCTATATTAAAGGTAATGATGAGTCCGGAGGGCTTACACGGATGGATTGACCGCAGCAGTTGCGAATGGCGGTATGGTACGACTTTTTATATGCCGGATATTACGCATGGGCAGGAATCAATATATGGGCTGCGGGTTCAAAAATTAGCGAAAAAAAGCCTTGCGGAAAAAGCGGGGTTGCGGCCGGATGATATTATCGTCTCGATAGAAGATTTCAATTCTACGGCCGAGGCTAATCAGCCGGCAGAAGCGAAACAGCCATATATGAAAATTCTTGAAAAACTGGCGACGATGACCGGCAACGATTCAATATGTTTGAATATTCAGAGATTAATCAACGGCGAATTGTCTGCTTGTCAGATTGCGATGGCAAAACCAAACGCCCAGATGTATGACAAGGCCGGGTTTATTGACAGGATTAGCTGGGCGGGCAAGTGGTTTGCGTCGGAGCAGTCAGAGAGAATCGCGGCTCTTTTGCCAAGGGATAACAGTAACAACGCAAAGAAAGAGGCGGGGAAAATAATCATATATGGAATGCTTATTGTTACGCTGTTCAGGTGCTTTTTCACATTCATTCAGAAATATTATGGCGCGAAAGTAATGCAGGTTGCGACGGCTAATCTTCGCGAAGAAATGTTTACGCACTCAATGCATATGAATGTGGGGCATTTTACTTCTTACGGCACGAGCGATTCTATCAGCAGAATGATCGGCGATGTCGGCGGTATCGGCAAAGGCATTAAAGTTTTCCTCGGCAAAGATATTCAGGAGCCGATGAAGGCGTTTTTTATGCTTATCGTGGCGTTTATGCTGAATTGGAAGCTGACGCTGATATTTATTACGGCGGCGCCTGCGGTGATGTTTATTTTTTCGACGTTTGGCAGGAAGGTTCGCAAATATGCACGGCGGTCTTTGCAGGGCACGGCTTCGCTGCTGGGCAAATTGCAGGAATCCATCTCGTCGTTAAAAGTTGTGAAGGTGTATAACCGTCAGCAATATGAAACCGATAAATATACCGTGTTGAGCAGAAAACAACTCAAGCAGACACTTCGTCTGGCGAAGGTTGATTCGGCGACTCGGCCGCTGCTGGATTTTCTCGGAATGATAGTCGGTGCGGTGGCGCTGTATATCGGAATCGTATGGGTAACCAATAACGATTTGGATCCTACATCGTTTTTTATGATATTAATCGCGCTGGGCGTGGCGGCGGAGTCCGTTCGCAAGACGAGCGATATTTGGAACCAGATTCAGGACTGCAACGCCGCGGCTGACAGAGTGTTTCAACTTTTAGATACGCCGGCGGAATCGGAAAAGACAAACGCGGTTACTCTTGGACAAATAAAGAAACAAATCGACTTTAAAAATATCGTGTTCACCTATCCGGGCTACAGCGAGCCGGTGCTGCGTGATTTCAGTTTGACTGTGCAGGCGGGACATAACATCGCGGTTGTAGGACCGAACGGGTCTGGGAAAACGACACTGGTTAATCTGCTGCCGAGATTTTATAATCCTGACAGCGGCGCGATTTTGATGGACGGCGTTGATATTAAGGATTGCAGTCTCAAAAGCCTCCGTGATCAAATCGCGATGGTGACGCAGAATGTTGTAACGTTCAACGATACGGTTGCGGCAAATATCAGGTATGGTAATCTCAACGCGACGATGGATGAAGTTATTACCGCGGCCAAACGCGCTTATGTGCACGAATTTATTGAGCCGCTGCCAGACGGTTATAATACGATTATAGGCGAAAATGGTTCTGGGTTCAGCGGCGGTCAGCTTCAGCGAATCGCAATTGCGCGTGCGATAGTTAAAAACCCGTCAATACTTATTTTCGACGAGGCGATGAGCCAGGTTGACGCCGACAGCGAAGCGAAAATACAGAAAGCACTGGAAGAAATAATGCGAGGCAGAACGAGCTTCGTTATCGCGCATCGTTTCAGTACCGTTGTGTCGGCAGACAAAATCGTGGTTATGAATCACGGCAGAATCGCGGCACAGGGAACTCATGCGGAACTTGTCAAGACAAGCGGTTTGTACAAGAGTCTTTATGAGACGCAATTAATGGGAAAATAA
- a CDS encoding glycosyltransferase, which yields MPNVSVCIPTYNREKLLKQTLDSVFAQTYKDFEVVIVDDGSTDGTKQMLERNGYNVRYHRQENSGDAAARNKLIELAQGRYITFLDSDDLLFGDSLERMVAAMPANSDETIVYGPYAAIDEFGHALYRRKKKLYSGRITQYLFENILIHSCGSLFSKKVLIEAGGFNTSFPVCSDYDLWLRLSLKYDFVALQEPVFKRRRHGGNLSQPSFRNRYTEYEVLRRFYFEGGGKEKISFKAAMKRLAKEQYRAARSAVRESKIEEGCDLLQNSLKLYFNVKTFFWLLAAKSKCFNRPQSGILIVSNNPSRASYRQRINEYIPYLHKAGIKTKVRKLPDNILTRWLLFVMSRNFDGVFLHKKSLNFLDAKILRFFSKVIIYDLDDAIMYSPNKPESDRTRHFRAFRQTAKMVDVIIAGNEYLAEHARRFCSKVYLLETGLDTSAYKTAEKLKRDDKVRLVWIGSKATLNYLLELKDALEDLGKSNSKIVLRIIADEFFDLENMPVEKCKWSIDSQYSDIMECDIGLAPLPDDRFTRGKCGFKILQYFSAGLPVVASPVCVNGDLVLNSGAGVVAQTNEQWKEQITKLVQNKALRKEMGRKGKDYVKQYDLVVLGERFCEIVKDNCPITDFAASRKMGTGTARR from the coding sequence ATGCCCAACGTCAGCGTTTGTATTCCAACATATAACAGAGAGAAATTACTCAAACAAACTCTCGACAGCGTTTTTGCGCAGACATACAAAGATTTCGAGGTTGTGATAGTTGATGACGGTTCGACTGACGGCACTAAGCAAATGCTCGAACGAAACGGCTACAATGTGCGTTACCACCGGCAGGAAAACAGCGGCGACGCGGCGGCGAGAAATAAGCTTATCGAACTGGCACAGGGGAGATACATAACATTCCTCGATTCGGACGACCTTTTGTTTGGTGATTCTCTTGAGCGAATGGTCGCTGCAATGCCGGCGAATAGCGATGAAACAATAGTTTACGGACCTTATGCCGCAATTGACGAATTTGGGCATGCTCTTTATAGAAGAAAAAAGAAACTGTACAGCGGCAGAATAACGCAATATCTTTTTGAAAATATTCTTATACATTCCTGCGGATCGCTCTTTTCCAAAAAAGTTCTCATAGAAGCGGGCGGATTTAATACGTCATTTCCAGTATGTTCCGATTACGATTTGTGGCTTCGGCTTTCCCTCAAATACGATTTTGTCGCATTGCAAGAACCGGTTTTCAAAAGGCGAAGGCATGGCGGGAATCTTTCGCAGCCATCGTTTAGGAACAGATATACAGAATATGAAGTTTTGAGAAGATTTTATTTCGAAGGCGGCGGAAAAGAAAAGATTTCATTCAAAGCGGCAATGAAAAGACTGGCTAAAGAACAATACAGAGCCGCCAGAAGCGCTGTTAGAGAATCGAAGATTGAAGAAGGGTGCGATTTATTACAAAATTCACTAAAACTGTATTTCAATGTAAAGACCTTTTTTTGGCTGCTTGCGGCAAAATCAAAATGCTTTAACAGGCCTCAATCCGGTATTCTGATTGTAAGCAATAATCCTTCGCGTGCAAGTTACCGTCAGCGTATCAATGAGTATATTCCATATTTGCATAAAGCAGGAATCAAAACAAAAGTGCGAAAATTGCCTGATAATATATTAACGCGATGGCTGTTGTTTGTGATGAGCCGAAATTTTGACGGTGTTTTTCTGCATAAAAAAAGCTTAAACTTTCTGGATGCGAAAATTCTGCGGTTTTTCAGCAAGGTAATAATTTACGATTTAGACGATGCGATTATGTACAGTCCGAATAAGCCGGAAAGCGACCGGACAAGGCATTTCAGGGCATTTCGCCAAACTGCTAAAATGGTAGATGTGATTATAGCCGGTAACGAATATCTGGCTGAACACGCACGACGTTTTTGTTCAAAAGTTTATCTGCTTGAAACAGGTTTGGATACCAGTGCGTATAAAACTGCGGAAAAGCTGAAGCGGGATGATAAAGTGCGGCTTGTCTGGATTGGAAGTAAAGCGACGCTGAATTACCTTTTGGAATTAAAAGACGCGCTTGAAGATTTAGGGAAAAGCAATTCAAAGATTGTTTTGCGAATTATAGCGGATGAGTTTTTCGATTTGGAAAATATGCCGGTTGAAAAATGCAAGTGGTCTATCGATTCTCAATATTCTGATATAATGGAATGCGATATTGGTCTGGCACCGCTGCCGGATGACAGGTTTACGCGAGGTAAGTGCGGTTTTAAAATTTTGCAATATTTTTCCGCAGGGCTGCCGGTAGTTGCCTCGCCAGTGTGTGTGAATGGCGATTTGGTTTTAAACAGTGGGGCAGGGGTTGTTGCGCAAACAAATGAACAATGGAAAGAGCAAATAACAAAATTGGTTCAGAATAAGGCTCTGCGAAAAGAAATGGGTCGAAAAGGAAAAGATTATGTTAAGCAATACGATTTGGTAGTGCTGGGCGAGAGGTTTTGCGAAATTGTAAAAGACAATTGTCCAATTACGGATTTTGCAGCCAGTAGAAAAATGGGGACAGGCACAGCTCGCCGCTAA
- a CDS encoding class I SAM-dependent methyltransferase, translated as MNYNLETVKCPLCGENGYKPYITHARELYNGTDNYFDVVKCVNCQMIFTNPRPTKETIGFFYPDSANYYQPKTRNKDNTIEEKASKTVLANYYGYKFQPPFGKFRAAIFSKLFRSKLATSHIPRFVTTGKLLDIGCSWGQYLARMARYGWDVYGIEINKKAVEHAQHTLGLKNIHNGSFDDYQCPDEFFDVIHMSMVLEHMHEPLQCLQRVNKLLKKGGQLIISVPDISGFEAKIYGKYAYTLQVPQHLNHFTPDTIRAILNKADFTVEKIVHQSAAKDLTESAKYLDNKLLYKILNSSIIKKGLARPFVFLLSKLGKTSRMSICAVK; from the coding sequence ATGAACTATAACCTTGAAACAGTTAAATGTCCGCTGTGCGGCGAAAACGGCTATAAGCCCTACATAACGCACGCACGCGAACTTTACAACGGAACCGACAACTATTTCGACGTCGTCAAGTGCGTTAACTGCCAAATGATTTTCACAAACCCCCGCCCAACCAAAGAAACCATCGGTTTTTTCTATCCGGACTCGGCAAATTATTATCAGCCCAAGACCCGCAATAAAGACAACACAATCGAGGAAAAAGCCTCCAAAACCGTCTTGGCCAATTACTACGGCTATAAATTCCAGCCGCCTTTCGGCAAATTCCGCGCGGCAATTTTCAGCAAATTATTCCGCTCAAAACTCGCAACTTCGCACATTCCGCGCTTCGTCACGACAGGCAAACTTCTCGATATCGGCTGCTCATGGGGACAGTATCTGGCGAGGATGGCTCGTTACGGCTGGGACGTTTACGGAATTGAGATTAACAAAAAAGCTGTCGAACATGCCCAACACACACTCGGCCTGAAAAATATTCATAATGGCTCTTTTGATGATTATCAGTGCCCCGATGAATTTTTCGATGTTATCCATATGAGTATGGTACTTGAACATATGCACGAGCCGCTGCAATGTCTTCAGCGCGTAAATAAATTGTTAAAAAAAGGCGGCCAGTTGATAATTTCCGTGCCGGACATTTCAGGCTTTGAGGCAAAAATTTACGGCAAATATGCTTATACGCTCCAGGTTCCGCAGCATTTGAATCACTTCACGCCTGATACAATCAGAGCAATATTAAACAAGGCAGATTTCACAGTTGAAAAAATAGTCCACCAGAGCGCCGCCAAAGACCTTACCGAATCGGCAAAATACCTCGACAATAAATTATTGTACAAAATTTTGAATTCGTCGATTATCAAGAAAGGCCTTGCCAGACCGTTTGTGTTTCTGCTCTCAAAACTCGGCAAAACAAGCAGAATGAGCATCTGCGCCGTGAAATAA
- a CDS encoding FkbM family methyltransferase encodes MEKCGDFKITEIEGVRVAQGKEFNFGYILGGDGILMGDGMLIVEEIFKKGEYNFELDGEAVVIDIGMNIGLASLYFAGMNNVSDVYGFEPFKPTFEQAMFNFKINEKYAGKIHPNNYGLGDEDKELVLEYCPLAPGRMSTVKPITEIYRSGRKYETKTETIQIRDTAKCILPIIERHKDKKIAIKCDTEGSEKEIFNALESKGLLESIDVIMLEYHFSYDAALLEMFKRNGFISFKHKTVSMETGDAGMIRSVRNK; translated from the coding sequence TTGGAAAAGTGTGGGGATTTTAAGATAACCGAAATAGAAGGTGTCCGAGTTGCACAAGGCAAGGAATTTAATTTCGGCTACATTCTTGGCGGTGACGGGATACTAATGGGCGACGGGATGCTGATAGTGGAGGAGATTTTTAAAAAGGGAGAATATAATTTTGAATTGGATGGAGAAGCAGTCGTTATCGATATAGGTATGAATATAGGGCTGGCATCGCTGTACTTTGCGGGAATGAATAACGTAAGCGATGTTTACGGCTTTGAGCCGTTTAAGCCGACATTCGAGCAGGCGATGTTCAATTTTAAAATTAACGAAAAATACGCCGGCAAAATTCATCCCAATAATTATGGTCTTGGCGACGAAGACAAAGAGCTTGTTCTTGAGTATTGTCCGCTGGCTCCCGGACGAATGAGCACAGTGAAGCCAATTACTGAAATATACCGTTCCGGCAGGAAATACGAAACGAAAACTGAAACAATACAAATCCGAGATACGGCAAAGTGCATATTGCCCATTATTGAACGGCATAAGGATAAAAAGATTGCAATCAAGTGCGATACCGAAGGCTCTGAAAAAGAGATTTTTAATGCACTGGAATCAAAAGGACTTCTGGAAAGCATTGATGTAATTATGCTCGAATACCATTTTTCATACGACGCGGCTCTGCTGGAAATGTTCAAAAGAAACGGTTTTATTTCCTTTAAACATAAAACTGTCTCAATGGAAACGGGCGATGCCGGTATGATACGATCAGTTAGGAATAAATAA
- a CDS encoding GT-D fold domain-containing protein encodes MLLTKIKKELERTKKKVPFFGKIYKQLEKKQYELDNLPYELCDKIKNEGFTVPIPIIKNADETIDKILLDKCSLSRFGDGEFIIIEGGHINYQHRSPVMAEKLKKVIVSDNPNFLVALSPCFGSLDKYLPPVANFWRKHMVKRRAMYYSYLDMKRTYYDLFLSRPYIQSHKTEEHYKKCGEYFKKVQKLWAGRDIIICEGMGTRFGMFNDLLDGAKSISRILCPPRNAFDKYEEILKAFDGIDKQKLVLVALGPTATVLAYDLCNKGFQAIDIGALDIDYEWFLRKETRLGVPVKFKYVDSDGEGRKIESLDDPVYKKQIIRKII; translated from the coding sequence ATGTTGCTGACAAAAATAAAAAAAGAGCTTGAACGAACAAAGAAAAAGGTGCCGTTTTTTGGTAAGATTTATAAGCAGCTTGAAAAGAAGCAGTATGAACTTGATAATCTGCCTTATGAGTTATGCGATAAGATAAAAAATGAGGGATTCACAGTTCCGATTCCGATTATAAAAAACGCGGACGAAACGATAGATAAAATTTTGCTGGATAAATGCTCACTTTCGCGTTTCGGTGATGGGGAATTTATAATAATTGAGGGTGGGCATATTAATTATCAACATCGTTCACCAGTAATGGCAGAGAAATTAAAGAAAGTGATAGTGTCGGATAATCCTAATTTTCTCGTTGCATTATCCCCCTGTTTCGGGTCCTTGGATAAATATCTTCCTCCTGTTGCAAATTTCTGGCGGAAGCACATGGTAAAAAGAAGGGCGATGTATTATTCGTATCTTGACATGAAGCGGACTTATTATGACCTATTTTTGTCCAGGCCGTATATACAATCGCACAAGACAGAAGAGCATTACAAAAAATGCGGCGAATATTTTAAGAAAGTCCAAAAACTCTGGGCAGGTAGAGATATAATTATATGTGAAGGGATGGGGACTCGTTTCGGAATGTTTAACGATTTGCTGGATGGAGCGAAATCAATATCAAGGATTTTGTGTCCGCCCCGTAACGCATTCGATAAATATGAAGAGATATTAAAAGCCTTTGATGGGATTGATAAACAGAAACTCGTTTTGGTCGCACTGGGGCCAACGGCTACGGTACTGGCTTATGACCTTTGCAATAAGGGATTCCAGGCAATCGATATCGGTGCACTTGACATTGATTATGAATGGTTTTTGAGGAAAGAAACGAGATTAGGAGTGCCGGTAAAGTTCAAGTACGTTGATTCAGACGGTGAAGGCAGAAAAATAGAATCATTGGATGACCCTGTCTATAAGAAACAAATAATACGAAAAATAATTTAA
- a CDS encoding class I SAM-dependent methyltransferase, with amino-acid sequence MSYKMMEYYSNIREDMLKYIPQDVKKTLEIGCGCGGFSALVKRRYGAESWGIEIEEKAAKEAAKKLDKVINSDVSESLRSVPDNYFDCIILFDIVEHLVDPYSMLDALKVKLSKTGVIVTSIPNVRYWSNFKEFVLKGNWDYKDQGIMDKTHLRFFTRKSNIKMFKNLNFQVLQFEGIHPTSSITYKLTNLFLLNFLSDVKYKHYVAVVRPESRIRNKYD; translated from the coding sequence ATGTCATACAAAATGATGGAATATTATTCTAACATCAGGGAAGATATGCTTAAATATATTCCCCAAGATGTCAAAAAAACTCTTGAAATAGGTTGCGGCTGCGGCGGTTTTTCAGCTCTTGTAAAAAGACGATATGGTGCAGAGAGTTGGGGTATAGAAATTGAAGAAAAGGCAGCGAAGGAAGCCGCAAAGAAATTAGATAAGGTAATTAACTCTGATGTCAGTGAATCATTGCGTTCCGTTCCGGATAACTATTTTGATTGTATTATTCTTTTCGATATTGTGGAACACTTAGTTGACCCTTATTCAATGCTGGATGCGCTTAAGGTTAAACTTTCAAAAACAGGTGTTATAGTAACTTCAATACCTAATGTCAGATACTGGAGTAATTTTAAGGAATTTGTTTTGAAAGGCAACTGGGATTACAAAGATCAGGGTATTATGGACAAAACCCATTTGAGATTTTTTACTCGCAAAAGCAATATTAAGATGTTTAAAAATCTAAATTTTCAGGTTTTGCAATTTGAAGGAATACATCCAACATCAAGTATAACTTACAAATTGACAAATTTATTTTTATTAAATTTCCTGTCTGATGTTAAATATAAACATTATGTAGCAGTAGTAAGACCAGAATCCAGAATAAGGAACAAATATGATTAA
- a CDS encoding Gfo/Idh/MocA family oxidoreductase: protein MINIGVIGCGYWGPNLIRNFNSLAESRVKKICDVDSGRLSHIQQLYRGVETTTDFNDIINDKEITAVVIALPVHLHFKMAMQSLQAGKHTFIEKPMASSAEECRQLIAVAEKNKLTLMVGHTFIYCAAVRKIKSIIDSGELGELLYICSRRLNMGLYQKDINVAWDLAPHDISIILYLLNEMPLAVNCQGQSHISQYREDVTNMTVYLSNNKVAIIHSSWLDPVKTRHMTFVGTKKMLVYDDLEPIETIKIYDKRVEKPPHYDTFAEFHYAYHHGDMYSPRIESTEPLKQECGHFISCIKTGAKPYSSGTEGLKVVEVLEAADKSLKAEGMRVKI, encoded by the coding sequence ATGATTAATATTGGAGTTATAGGCTGTGGATATTGGGGGCCGAATCTGATAAGAAATTTTAATTCTTTGGCGGAGAGCAGAGTCAAAAAAATATGCGATGTCGATTCCGGCCGATTATCGCACATACAGCAGTTGTATCGCGGAGTTGAAACAACTACAGATTTCAACGACATTATCAATGACAAGGAAATAACCGCGGTAGTAATAGCTCTGCCGGTTCATCTGCATTTTAAGATGGCGATGCAAAGTTTACAGGCTGGCAAGCATACATTCATTGAAAAGCCAATGGCGTCATCTGCGGAAGAATGCCGACAGTTAATAGCGGTAGCTGAAAAAAATAAACTGACGCTGATGGTCGGCCATACATTTATTTATTGTGCTGCTGTTCGTAAAATCAAAAGTATTATTGATAGCGGAGAACTCGGCGAACTATTATATATATGTTCACGAAGGCTGAATATGGGGCTTTATCAAAAAGATATTAATGTTGCGTGGGATTTGGCACCTCATGATATTTCGATAATCCTGTATTTGCTGAACGAGATGCCTTTGGCGGTAAATTGTCAGGGTCAGTCTCATATAAGTCAGTATCGGGAGGATGTTACGAATATGACAGTTTATCTTTCGAATAACAAAGTAGCGATAATTCACAGTAGTTGGCTCGACCCGGTCAAAACCCGGCATATGACGTTCGTAGGAACAAAGAAGATGCTTGTTTACGATGACCTTGAACCGATAGAGACTATAAAAATATATGACAAGCGGGTAGAAAAGCCGCCGCATTACGATACTTTCGCGGAGTTTCATTATGCTTATCACCATGGCGATATGTATTCGCCTCGAATAGAATCAACCGAACCTCTTAAGCAGGAATGCGGGCATTTCATTAGCTGTATCAAGACCGGCGCAAAGCCTTATTCGAGCGGCACCGAAGGATTGAAAGTTGTTGAGGTTCTTGAAGCTGCGGATAAGTCTTTAAAAGCAGAAGGAATGAGAGTTAAAATATGA
- a CDS encoding DegT/DnrJ/EryC1/StrS family aminotransferase, which yields MKVNFVDLKAQYLSIKDEIDGAIRDVIDKTAFAGGPFVADFENDFASFCNCKYSIGTSSGTSALWLALLGLGVGQGDEVITSPNTFIATAEAISLCGAKPVFVDVDQQTYNINPALVEKAITSKTKVILPVHLYGQMADMDAILKIARKHGLRVVEDACQAHGAKYKGHCAGSMGDAGCFSFYPGKNLGAYGEAGAVVTNNAELVEKLRVFRDHGQQKKYYHSIVGWNCRMDGMQGAILKVKLKHLWQWNKSRRENAKLYNSYLKGMTDITTPKEADGREHVYHIYAVRTSRRDELMSDLAKQNIYCGIHYPVPLHLQKAYEFLGYKEGDFPVAEQIANEQVSLPMYAELTSQEIQYVCDKIKELRN from the coding sequence ATGAAAGTTAATTTTGTTGATTTGAAAGCACAATATTTATCAATCAAAGATGAAATAGACGGTGCGATTCGTGATGTAATAGATAAGACCGCTTTTGCAGGCGGTCCTTTTGTTGCAGATTTCGAAAATGATTTCGCATCGTTTTGCAATTGCAAATATTCGATAGGCACCAGCAGCGGGACATCCGCATTGTGGTTGGCTCTGCTTGGGTTGGGTGTTGGGCAGGGGGATGAAGTGATAACATCTCCGAACACTTTTATTGCTACTGCAGAAGCAATCAGTCTTTGCGGCGCGAAACCAGTATTTGTAGATGTTGACCAGCAGACATATAATATAAATCCTGCTTTGGTTGAGAAGGCAATTACCTCAAAAACGAAAGTAATACTTCCTGTGCATTTATATGGACAGATGGCGGATATGGATGCCATTCTGAAAATAGCCAGGAAGCATGGATTGCGTGTTGTTGAGGATGCCTGTCAGGCACATGGCGCAAAATACAAAGGCCATTGTGCTGGTTCGATGGGTGATGCGGGATGCTTCAGTTTTTATCCTGGTAAAAATCTAGGAGCTTATGGAGAGGCAGGCGCGGTAGTTACAAATAACGCCGAGCTGGTTGAAAAGTTAAGAGTATTCAGAGACCATGGACAGCAGAAAAAATATTACCATTCAATCGTTGGCTGGAACTGTCGAATGGATGGTATGCAGGGTGCCATTCTGAAAGTAAAGCTCAAACATCTTTGGCAATGGAATAAGTCGAGACGGGAAAATGCAAAACTTTACAACAGTTATTTAAAAGGCATGACGGACATAACTACGCCCAAAGAGGCTGATGGTCGTGAACATGTATATCATATATACGCTGTTCGTACCAGCAGACGCGATGAACTTATGAGCGATTTGGCGAAACAAAATATTTATTGCGGCATTCATTACCCTGTGCCATTACATTTGCAGAAAGCATACGAATTTTTAGGATATAAGGAAGGTGATTTTCCTGTTGCTGAACAAATCGCCAATGAACAAGTTTCGCTGCCGATGTACGCTGAACTTACCTCGCAGGAAATACAATACGTCTGTGATAAAATTAAAGAATTGCGGAACTAA